TCTGCTAGAGGAAAACTCCCGTGTCGTCATTCAAATTCGGGACAATGGGCTGGGAATGACCGCAGATGTGAAAGACCGTATTTTTGAACCATTTTTTACTACTAAGCCTGTAGGTGAGGGTACTGGTTTGGGTCTCTATATCAGCTACCAAATTGTACAGGAGAAGCATGGGGGGGCATTGAAGTGTTTTTCAGAGGAGGGGCAGGGAGCGGAGTTCTGGATTGAAATTCCCATCAGACAAACTAAGGCTGAACTCGACCTGCTTTAATCAATTGGCTTAAAATAAGTAATATCCTTCTATAGCCGTAAGCTGAAAATCAACCCTTTGAGCAATAATGAAATAAGCGATAAAAGTGTGTATGAAATAGCTTAGGATGAATTCTTCAAATCAGGGAGGAAACTATGCCAGCTAAAATACTTATTGTGGATGATGAACCAGATTTAGAATCCTTAGTTTGCCAAAAATTTAGAAAAAAACTCCGCACGGAAGAATTCCGGCTTGTTTTTGCCAGTAATGGCGTGGAAGCGCTGGAAAAGCTGCGAGATTACCCGGATATAGACATGGTGCTTACTGACATTAATATGCCAGTTATGGATGGTCTAACTTTGCTAGATAAAGTTAATCATATAAATCCGCTTATCCAAACAGTGGTTATGTCCGCCTATGGCGACATGGGAAATATCAGAAAGGCGATGAACTGCGGGGCTTTTGACTTTTTGACCAAGCCGATAGATTTTAAGGATTTAGAAATTACTATCAACAAAACGCTGTACCATGTAGAACAGTTAAAAGAAAACCTCCGCTTGCGACAAGAAAAAGAAGAAGAGTTGCGGCAATCCGAAGCGAGGTGGCTCCAGAAAGCGATGCAACTGGAACTTGCCCTCCAAGATTTGCGACAAACTCAAGCTCAGCTGATTCAAACTGAAAAAATGTCTAGTCTAGGTCAGCTAGTTGCCAGTGTCGCCCACGAAATTAATAACCCGGTTAACTTCATTTATGGCAACCTCAGTCACGTCAGCAACTATACTGACGATTTAGTTGCTTTAATTAACCTTTATCGGCAGCGCTATCTCGACTCAGACCCGGATATTGAAGCTTTTATTAAGGAAGTTGACCTCGAATTTGTCATTGAGGATATGCCCAAAATTCTGGACTCAATGAAAATGGGATCTGAACGCATCCGTCAGATTGTTTTAACATTGCGGAATTTCTCGCGGGTCGATCAA
Above is a window of Argonema galeatum A003/A1 DNA encoding:
- a CDS encoding response regulator, which encodes MPAKILIVDDEPDLESLVCQKFRKKLRTEEFRLVFASNGVEALEKLRDYPDIDMVLTDINMPVMDGLTLLDKVNHINPLIQTVVMSAYGDMGNIRKAMNCGAFDFLTKPIDFKDLEITINKTLYHVEQLKENLRLRQEKEEELRQSEARWLQKAMQLELALQDLRQTQAQLIQTEKMSSLGQLVASVAHEINNPVNFIYGNLSHVSNYTDDLVALINLYRQRYLDSDPDIEAFIKEVDLEFVIEDMPKILDSMKMGSERIRQIVLTLRNFSRVDQAEMKPVNIHEGIDSTLIILQNRLKPKAERPGIQVIKEYGDLPFVECYAGQLNQVFMNLLNNAIDAVQEQNRETTLQHPSPCIWIRTSVLNSDRVKISIKDNGLGMSDSVKAQLFQQFFTTKPVGEGTGLGLAISHQIIVEKHGGQMQCFSKPGEGAEFLIDIPIRQSDRSQLKAS